The bacterium nucleotide sequence CACCAGGTGAGCTGCGGTCCAAGAAACCAGCCCAAGTAGGAACCCATGAGAAACCCCCTAGGATCGGGAAAGCGTCAGGTGACCCAGATTATCGGGCTCAGGCATGGATATCTATTCATTTCTTGAAACTTGCCGACTGCAAACGATCCTTCAGGAGTCGAAGGGCGCGTCCCCGATGGCTGATCCCATTTTTTTCCTGGAGGCCAAGTTCGGCCGTCGTCTTGCCCAGCGACGGGACGAAAAAAAGGGGGTCGTAGCCGAACCCGCCCGACCCACGGGGAACGGTCGTGATCCGGCCTTCCACGCGGCCTTCCGCGACGAGCTCCCGTCCATCGGGATGGGCCAACACCAACACGCAGACGAAGGCCGCTCCCCTCTTCCCTTCCGGAACACCCTCCAACTCCGCCAACAGCTTTCGCCGGTTATCCTCATCCGTGGCGGTCTCACCGGCGTAACGGGCGGAATGCACTCCGGGGCGGCCCCCCAAGACTTCGACAACAATCCCGCTGTCATCCGCCAATGTCCGCCGGCCCGACCAACGGGCCAGCGCATGGGCCTTCTTGCGGGCGTTCTCCAAGAAGGTCTCCCCGTCTTCCATGACCGAAGGGGCGCCGGACAAATCACGCAAAGATTGGAGCCGGAACGGGAGTCCTTTGAAAAATGCGGAGATCTCGACGAATTTGCCCTGGTTGGTCGTGGCGACCAGGAGGTCTTCCATGGGTCAGTACGGGGGCGGGGTGGCTTCGAAATCGCGGGCGAGATTCTCGAACCGCGTAAACGGACCCAGGAAGGCCAGGCGGACGTCGCCGATGGGCCCGTTGCGCTGCTTGCCGATGATGACCTCGGCGATGCCCTTGTTGACGGTGTCGCGGTCGTAAACTTCTTCCCGGAAAAGAAACATGATCACGTCGGCGTCCTGCTCGATGGCGCCCGACTCGCGGAGGTCGGCCAGGATGGGCTTGGGGGGTTTCCGGTTCTCGACCATGCGGTTCAACTGCGAGAGAGCGATGATGGGGATGTTGAGCTCTTTGGCCAGGGCCTTGAGCGACCGGGAGATCTCGGAGATCTCGCGCTCGCGGCTGTCCATGGAGGTGATGCCCCGCATGAGCTGAAGGTAGTCGACGACGATCAGGCCCAACCCTTTCTCCTTCTGGAGACGCCGCGCCTTGGCGCGCATTTCCAAAATATTCATGGCGGGGGTGTCGTCCACGAAGATCGGCGCGTCGGAGAGATCCCCGCAGGCCTGCGTGAGGCGCGGCCAGTCCGACTCGGAAAGAAATCCGCCCCGGATCTTGGACGAATCGATCCGCGCCTCCATGCACAGCATGCGCTGGGCGAGCTGTTCCTTGGACATTTCGAGCGAGAAGATCGCGGAGGGGATCTTTCGCTGCAAAGCGGCGTGCGCCGCGATGCAGAGGGCGAAGGCGGTCTTTCCCATGCTGGGACGGCCCGCGACGATGATCAGATCCGAGGGCTGCAATCCCGCCGTCAGGCGGTCGAGCTCCAAAAAGCCCGTCGGAACGCCGGTCACCATCTCCTTGCGCTCGAAGAGCATTTCGATCGTCTTGAAGCTCTGCTTGACGATGTCCTTCATGGGGAAGAAGCCCTGCTTGATGCGTCTTTGAGCGATGTCGAAGACGATCTTTTCGGACTGGTCGAGAAACTGCTCGACGTCTTCGTTCGCCTCGTAGCCGCGCGCCACGATTTCGGTGGCCCCCTGGATCAGGCGCCTCAAAATGGCCTTCTCACGGATGATCTTGGCGTAGCTGGCCGAGTGGGCCGCGGTCGGAATGCCGTCCACGAGGAGCGAGAGGTAGGCCGAGCCGCCGACGTCCTCGAGGTCGCCCCTCCCTTTGAGGGTGTTGGTGAGCGTGATCAGGTCGATCGGCTCCCCGCGCTCGGAAAGCTCCAGCATCGCCCGGAAAATCCGGCGGTGGGATTCCCGGTAGAAATCGTCCGGCTCCACGAACTCGATGACGCGGTTGATCGCGTCGTTCTCGATCATGATCCCGCCCAGGACGGATTGCTCCGCCTCCAGGCTTTGTGGCGGCAGCCGGCTCGCGATGGATTCTACCTTCGTGGCTTCCATGGCTTATTTTTTGACGACCGTGATCTTCAGGGGGGCCACCACCTCGTGCTGGAGATGGATCTCGACGGTGTACTCCCCGACGTTGCGGAGAGGTTCCTTGATGCGGATGAGGCGGCGGTCGAGCTTGATCCCCTGGGCTTCCAAGGCGGCGGCGATGTCCCGCGTCGAAACCGAGCCGAAAATCTTGTCTTCCTCTCCGGCCTGCTTCTCCAGCGTCACCGTCAAGGCGGCGATCTTCTGTGCCTGATCCTCAGCCTCCTTTTTCGCCTTCTCGCGCTTGGCCTCGATGACCTGCTTCTCCTGCTCCAGTTTCTTCAAGCTCCCCGGCGTCGCGATGATCGCCTTTTTTCGGGGCAAGAGGAAATTGCGGCCGTAACCTTCCGAGACCTTGACCACGTCCCCCGCGCGGCCCAGCGACGGAATATCTTCACGAAGAATGATCTGCATGGAACCCTCCAAAAAACGCGTTAGGCTACCTTTTTCAACTTTCGAAAATCAAACCAAAAATCCGAAACTCCGACCGCCGCGAGGACAACCAGACCGACTTGGAGAAAGATGAAGAAAATCAGGTATCCGGCCAACCTCATGAGAGGCGAGAGGCGGGTCCGGAAAAAGAAAGACGCGACGGAAAGGCCTTGAAAAATAGAGACGGCCGCCAAGACGATGAGGGCATTCAGTGCGATGATGCCCAACACAGGCGACTCAACCGCGTAGACATTCAAAAAGTAGACGGCTCCGGCTCCGATCGGGGCCCAGATCCATATTTCTTTCAGGCGCCAGAGGCCGAAGTCGGGCCAGTTGGGAAAAAGCCTCTCCTCACGGGTCCAGCGCCGCAGAAAAAGCACGGTCAGGCTCAAGACAGCGAGCGTCAGGTCGATCCAGAGGGACGGCAGGACCTGGAGAAAACGGGTCACGACCAGCGGGGCCGACGCCCTCAGGAACGCGGCATCCTCCTCCCCCAACCCGGCGGACTGCTGCAGGTCGATCATGCGGCGGAACAGGTCCTGAAGCCCCGTCCCCACGTTCTGCCAAAGATCCATCTTGGCCGTGACGGCGAACACGAAAAGGCCGGCGACGGGAACGGCCAGTCCCAGAACCGTCATCCAGGCGACGGACGGCTCCAGGGACGACCAGCGGCCGGTCCGGCGCGAGGAATAGGCCGCAATCCACCCCAGCCAGAGATAGTACGAGAGATAGGCGACGCTCAAAGCCAGGACGCCCCGGAGGGACACCGAAGGGTGGAAAACCATCATCGGCAGGAACGTCAGCGGCTCCCCGGGCAAACGGTACAGGGCGACCAGCGCCACCAGCGAAACGGCGGAGACGACGAGGGCCGCTCCCATCCCCTTGCGGATGAACGCCAAGGCAACGGGAAGCGGCGTAAAGACGACCAAGAGGCCCGTCAGAAAAAGGACGAGCGTGAGTCCCGTCGAAAGGGCGATGGCGAGGAACATGCGGGCCTTTTAAGGCTGGTAATTCGCCGTGAACGGAAGAAGCGCCAGAATACGCGCCCTCTTCACGGCCTCCTGGACCCGGCGCTGGTGGTAGGCGCAGTTGCCGGTCACGCGGCGGGGGATGATCTTCCCGCGCTCGGTCACAAAGGATGAGAGCAGCTTGGGCTCCTTGTAATCCAGGTAGATTTGATGATCGCTGCAAAAACGGCAGACCTTCTTCTTGGTTCTCCGTGCCGGTGCTGTGCTCATGTCGTCACCTCCTGATGCGGATGCATCTCCTTACCATGCGGCTCCTTATGCATGCCGGGACGGGGTTCTTCGCGGATGTCACGGCGCTGCACCTCCTTCACCGTGAGGAAGCGAATCACGTCCTCCGACAGTCTCAGATGGCGCTCCAGCTCCTCGACCACCTGTCCGCCGCCCTGGTAGTTCAACTGAAAATAATGGCCCTTGGTGTGCTTGGCGATGCGGTAGGCCAGCGGCTTCTTGCCCAAATCCCTGGTCTCGTCCAACTTGCCCTGGAACCTCGCCACCACCTCAACGATCTTGTCGTTGATCTTCTTCTCGGCCTCATCCGTGATGTCCGCCCTCAGGATGTAGATCGTTTCGTACTTCCGTGCTTTCTCGCTCATTTTGCCTCCCGAATCCATGATTCCAAAAGACCGACGGCTTCTTCCGTCATGGCCTCCACCGCCTCCCGCTCGCCCTTCGCGAAGGGAGACAGAACAAATCCTTCGACATCCTCTTTCGCCTGCGGACGCCCGATCCCCATCCGGACCCTGCGAAACGCCTTCGTGCCCAGGTGATCGATGATCGCACTCACGCCCCGATGCCCCGCCGCGCCCGACTCGAAATCCCATTTGACCCGGCCCAGGGCCAGGTCCAGGTCGTCGTGGGCGACCGCCAGATCGCCCGGGCCCAACCGGTAATAGTCCAGGGCCTCGCGCACCGCCCTTCCCGACAGGTTCATGTAGGTCTGCGGGAGGAGAAACAGGACGTCCGCGCCGCCGACCGAACCCTTCGCCCACAGGGAGGAAAAACCCTTTTTGGAGATCCGGACTCCATGGCGATCCGCCAATCTCTCGATGACGTCAAAGCCGACATTATGGCGGGTTCCCTGATATTTTTCCCCGGGATTCCCCAAACCAACAACGAGCTTCATTTACTTCTTTTCCGGTTTGGCCTCTCCGCCTCCGGCGGATTTCGCCTTGGCCTCGGGCTTGGCTTCCGCCTTTGCGCCCGGGGCGGCCTCACCGCCCGCCGGGGCCGCCGCCGCACCCTCCGCCGGGGCCGCTTCCACCGCCGGGGCCGCCACTTCCTCTTCGCGCGGGGTGACGACCGACACGATCGGCTGATCCGCTCCGGTCACCGCCTCGACGCCTTCCGGAAGAACGAGGTCCTTGGTATGGACGGCTTGACCGATGTCCAGCGGCGTGATGTCGACGTCGATCCTCTCGGGGATGTTCCCGGGAAGGCATCGCACCTCGATCTCGCGGTTGGCCTGTTCCAGCAAGCCGCCGTTGGTGACGCCCACCGACTTGCCCACGACGTGAATGGGCACCTTGACCACGATCTTCTGCGTCATGTCGATCTTCAAGAGGTCGAGATGGGAGATGACGTGACGGAGGGCGTCCGTCTGGAAGTCCTTCACCATGACGACGAGCTGGCTGGCCTTGCCTCCCGCACTCAGGCTCAGGTCGATCAGGGCGTTCATGCCGGATGCCCCCTTCATCATGTGCGTGAATTCCTTGGTGGGGAGGGAGAGATTGACCGGTTTTTCGCCGCGGCCGTACAGGACCGCCGGTATCCGCCCGTCCTTGCGGAGCCGGCGGTTCAGCCCCTTGCGCCCCGACTCACGAACTTCCGCTGCTATTTTTAACCTTTCCATAGTGACTCCTGGCTAGACGAACAGAGACGACACGGATTCACCCGTATGAATCCGACGGATCGCCTCCGAGAGCAAATTGTCGACCGACAAAACCTTGATCTTGGGGCATTGCTTGACCTTGTCGCCCATCGGGATCGTGTCTGCGACCACCAGCGCCTCGATGGGGGACTCGTTGATGCGCTGGATCGCCGGCCCCGAGAGCACCCCGTGCGTGGAGATGGCCATCACCGACTTGGCCTTGTGGTTCATGATGGCCTTGGCCGCCTGGGTGAGCGTCCCCGCCGTGTCGCAGATGTCGTCGACGATCACGGCGTGCTTGCCGGAGACGTCGCCGATCAGGTTCATGACCTCCGACTGGTTCGGACCCGTCCGGCGCTTGTCGATGACCGCGAGCTCCACGTTCAACCGCTTGGCGTAGGCCCGCGCGCGCTCCGTGCCGCCGGCGTCCGGGGTCACCATGATGAGATCGTCCGGCGCGTTTCTCTCCTTCATCAACCAATCGAGAAAAATCGGCGTCGCGTAGAGATGGTCGAAGGGGATGTTGAAAAAACCCTGGATCTGGCCCGCATGCAGGTCCATCGCGAGCACGCGTTGCGTGCCCGCCGCCGTCAGGAGGTCCGCCACGAGCTTGGAGGTGATCGGCGTGCGCGGCTGAACCTTTCGATCCTGGCGGGCATAACCGTAGTACGGTATCACCGCGGTGATCCGGTCGGCCGACGCCCGCTTGAGCGTGTCGATGATGATCAGGAGCTCCATCAGGTTCTCGTTCACCGGCGCGCAGGTCGATTGAATGACGAAGACGTCCATGCCTCGGACGTTTTCCTGAACCTCGACGAAGATCTCCCCGTCCGCGAACCGCCGGATGGTCGACTTGCACAGGGGAACGCCGATGTCGTCCGCGATCTTCTGGGCAAGCTCCGGGTTGGCCGTCCCGGAGAAGATTTTCATTTGTTGGTAGATGGACATTTCGTTTCTCTCATTCTCAATCTCGGGGGCGTGGAATCGAACCACGATTAAGGGCTTCAAAGGCCCCTGTCCTACCGTTAGACGACCCCCGAAAATAACTTCGAGGGGTTTCACCCCTCGACGCCTTCGGACCGGCAAAGCCGGATCCTCGGCTGCTCCCCAAGAGGGATCACAACAAATTGGATGCTGCGGCAACCCACCATTCGGGATGGGCTGCTTTCAGCACTCTGAGGGCTTCGTCCCTCTTTTGGGGGTCGGAGTATAGACCGAAGACGGTCGATCCGCTCCCGGACATAAGGGCCGCGTCTGCGCCAAAGGTCTTGAGAGCTTCTTTCGCCTCTCCGACCACCGGATAGTGGGGCAGCACGACCGATTCCAGATCGTTGGTCAAATACGTGCAGAGGCACGTCATCGACTCAAAAGCGGCGCGGAGGCTAACAGCGGGGGGTGGGGTTGTCAACGGATTGATTTTCAATTGGGAATACACCCACTTGGTGGAGATGGCCACATCGGGATGAATAAGAATCAGATGGAGGGGAGGCAGGGACGCCACGGGACGGACCTCCTCGCCGATCCCGAGGACCCATTTGGCCCCGTCCGTGAGGAAAAAAGGGACGTCGGCTCCGATTTTATAAGCGATTTCCGGATAGGCCGACGGGGCTAAGTTCCGCCCGGTCAGGAGCTCGACCGCCCTCATGACGGCCGCGGCATCGCTGGACCCTCCCCCCAGCCCCGCCCCCATCGGAATCGCCTTCTTCAGGAGAAGCCTCAGGCCCCCTTCATAACCCAAACCACCCGCCGCGAACCGGAAGGCCCTCGCGACGAGGGAATCCTCCCCCACGGGCACGTCGGGATGGTCGCAGGAGGCCTCCCAAGTCCCCGCCTCCGGCAGGGCCTCGAACGCGAGGGTGTCTCCAAAGCTCAAGGGGACCATCAGGCTCTGCAGATCGTGATATCCATCCGGGCGCTTCCCGGTGATCTTCAGACCCAGATTCACCTTGGCGGGCGCGGCAAGACAAAACCTGCCTTTTTCCCCTGGATTCATCGCGGGATTCATCATACGTTCCGCTCATGGCCGACCTTTTGGAAAATGTCAAAATCTCCGAACGGCGACGCGGCAAGATGATCACGCTTTCCTCCCTCAAGGAGGGCAAGGTCAAGAGCTTCGACGGCACCGAGCTTTACTACCGGAGTTTTGGGCGGGGCATTCCGCCCATCGTCTGTTGCAACGGACTCGGCGTCGGCACCTTTTTTTGGGTCTATCTCGAACGGGCCTTCCGGACCGCGCACCAAGTCGTCACCTGGGATTACCGCGGACATGGCAAATCGGAGCTCAAAAAGAACCCCAAGAACTACAACCTCTTCGCGCTCGTGAAGGACTTGAAGGCGATGGTCGACAACCAAAAGCTCGAAAAGCCGGTTCTGATCGGCCACAGCTTGGG carries:
- a CDS encoding XTP/dITP diphosphatase, producing MEDLLVATTNQGKFVEISAFFKGLPFRLQSLRDLSGAPSVMEDGETFLENARKKAHALARWSGRRTLADDSGIVVEVLGGRPGVHSARYAGETATDEDNRRKLLAELEGVPEGKRGAAFVCVLVLAHPDGRELVAEGRVEGRITTVPRGSGGFGYDPLFFVPSLGKTTAELGLQEKNGISHRGRALRLLKDRLQSASFKK
- the dnaB gene encoding replicative DNA helicase, coding for MEATKVESIASRLPPQSLEAEQSVLGGIMIENDAINRVIEFVEPDDFYRESHRRIFRAMLELSERGEPIDLITLTNTLKGRGDLEDVGGSAYLSLLVDGIPTAAHSASYAKIIREKAILRRLIQGATEIVARGYEANEDVEQFLDQSEKIVFDIAQRRIKQGFFPMKDIVKQSFKTIEMLFERKEMVTGVPTGFLELDRLTAGLQPSDLIIVAGRPSMGKTAFALCIAAHAALQRKIPSAIFSLEMSKEQLAQRMLCMEARIDSSKIRGGFLSESDWPRLTQACGDLSDAPIFVDDTPAMNILEMRAKARRLQKEKGLGLIVVDYLQLMRGITSMDSREREISEISRSLKALAKELNIPIIALSQLNRMVENRKPPKPILADLRESGAIEQDADVIMFLFREEVYDRDTVNKGIAEVIIGKQRNGPIGDVRLAFLGPFTRFENLARDFEATPPPY
- the rplI gene encoding 50S ribosomal protein L9, which translates into the protein MQIILREDIPSLGRAGDVVKVSEGYGRNFLLPRKKAIIATPGSLKKLEQEKQVIEAKREKAKKEAEDQAQKIAALTVTLEKQAGEEDKIFGSVSTRDIAAALEAQGIKLDRRLIRIKEPLRNVGEYTVEIHLQHEVVAPLKITVVKK
- a CDS encoding DUF2232 domain-containing protein, whose product is MFLAIALSTGLTLVLFLTGLLVVFTPLPVALAFIRKGMGAALVVSAVSLVALVALYRLPGEPLTFLPMMVFHPSVSLRGVLALSVAYLSYYLWLGWIAAYSSRRTGRWSSLEPSVAWMTVLGLAVPVAGLFVFAVTAKMDLWQNVGTGLQDLFRRMIDLQQSAGLGEEDAAFLRASAPLVVTRFLQVLPSLWIDLTLAVLSLTVLFLRRWTREERLFPNWPDFGLWRLKEIWIWAPIGAGAVYFLNVYAVESPVLGIIALNALIVLAAVSIFQGLSVASFFFRTRLSPLMRLAGYLIFFIFLQVGLVVLAAVGVSDFWFDFRKLKKVA
- the rpsR gene encoding 30S ribosomal protein S18 produces the protein MSTAPARRTKKKVCRFCSDHQIYLDYKEPKLLSSFVTERGKIIPRRVTGNCAYHQRRVQEAVKRARILALLPFTANYQP
- the rpsF gene encoding 30S ribosomal protein S6 yields the protein MSEKARKYETIYILRADITDEAEKKINDKIVEVVARFQGKLDETRDLGKKPLAYRIAKHTKGHYFQLNYQGGGQVVEELERHLRLSEDVIRFLTVKEVQRRDIREEPRPGMHKEPHGKEMHPHQEVTT
- the pth gene encoding aminoacyl-tRNA hydrolase — translated: MKLVVGLGNPGEKYQGTRHNVGFDVIERLADRHGVRISKKGFSSLWAKGSVGGADVLFLLPQTYMNLSGRAVREALDYYRLGPGDLAVAHDDLDLALGRVKWDFESGAAGHRGVSAIIDHLGTKAFRRVRMGIGRPQAKEDVEGFVLSPFAKGEREAVEAMTEEAVGLLESWIREAK
- a CDS encoding 50S ribosomal protein L25; this encodes MERLKIAAEVRESGRKGLNRRLRKDGRIPAVLYGRGEKPVNLSLPTKEFTHMMKGASGMNALIDLSLSAGGKASQLVVMVKDFQTDALRHVISHLDLLKIDMTQKIVVKVPIHVVGKSVGVTNGGLLEQANREIEVRCLPGNIPERIDVDITPLDIGQAVHTKDLVLPEGVEAVTGADQPIVSVVTPREEEVAAPAVEAAPAEGAAAAPAGGEAAPGAKAEAKPEAKAKSAGGGEAKPEKK
- a CDS encoding ribose-phosphate pyrophosphokinase is translated as MYQQMKIFSGTANPELAQKIADDIGVPLCKSTIRRFADGEIFVEVQENVRGMDVFVIQSTCAPVNENLMELLIIIDTLKRASADRITAVIPYYGYARQDRKVQPRTPITSKLVADLLTAAGTQRVLAMDLHAGQIQGFFNIPFDHLYATPIFLDWLMKERNAPDDLIMVTPDAGGTERARAYAKRLNVELAVIDKRRTGPNQSEVMNLIGDVSGKHAVIVDDICDTAGTLTQAAKAIMNHKAKSVMAISTHGVLSGPAIQRINESPIEALVVADTIPMGDKVKQCPKIKVLSVDNLLSEAIRRIHTGESVSSLFV
- a CDS encoding 4-(cytidine 5'-diphospho)-2-C-methyl-D-erythritol kinase, translating into MMNPAMNPGEKGRFCLAAPAKVNLGLKITGKRPDGYHDLQSLMVPLSFGDTLAFEALPEAGTWEASCDHPDVPVGEDSLVARAFRFAAGGLGYEGGLRLLLKKAIPMGAGLGGGSSDAAAVMRAVELLTGRNLAPSAYPEIAYKIGADVPFFLTDGAKWVLGIGEEVRPVASLPPLHLILIHPDVAISTKWVYSQLKINPLTTPPPAVSLRAAFESMTCLCTYLTNDLESVVLPHYPVVGEAKEALKTFGADAALMSGSGSTVFGLYSDPQKRDEALRVLKAAHPEWWVAAASNLL